A portion of the Falsibacillus albus genome contains these proteins:
- a CDS encoding cold-shock protein, which produces MEQGKVKWFNAEKGFGFIERENGDDVFVHFSAIQSEGFKSLDEGQSVTFDVEQGQRGPQAANVQKA; this is translated from the coding sequence ATGGAACAAGGTAAAGTAAAATGGTTTAATGCAGAAAAAGGTTTCGGATTCATCGAACGCGAAAACGGAGACGACGTATTCGTTCATTTCTCAGCAATTCAAAGCGAAGGCTTCAAATCTCTTGACGAAGGTCAATCTGTAACTTTCGACGTAGAGCAAGGCCAACGCGGACCTCAAGCTGCTAACGTTCAAAAAGCATAA
- a CDS encoding sulfite exporter TauE/SafE family protein, with amino-acid sequence MYIIYFIVGLGASIVGALAGLGGGVIIKPVLDALGQYHVSTITVLSAATVFTMSVVSLLKAQSSGVKVKGKLSLIISIGSVIGGVIGKFLFNHIEVIAEDDNLITVIQAGILAVLMLVIYIFVQYKHKFKTYEIKNHSAIFLVGLILGMLASFLGIGGGPLNVAILTWLFSLEMKEASINSIFIIFFSQLSTLLTIELTTGFGRYDLSMLKFMILGGILGGFIGSSLAHKLRHTHIQKIFTITLLGIILTNLYNMIKFFI; translated from the coding sequence ATGTATATCATTTATTTCATCGTCGGATTAGGGGCTTCCATCGTCGGCGCTTTAGCCGGTTTGGGTGGGGGAGTGATCATCAAGCCGGTGCTCGATGCACTGGGCCAGTACCATGTGTCGACGATTACCGTACTATCAGCGGCGACCGTTTTTACGATGTCGGTAGTTTCATTATTGAAAGCGCAATCATCCGGTGTCAAGGTTAAAGGGAAACTAAGTCTAATCATCTCAATCGGATCGGTGATCGGTGGGGTCATCGGGAAGTTTCTATTCAATCATATTGAAGTTATCGCCGAAGACGACAATCTCATCACTGTCATCCAGGCTGGCATTTTAGCTGTATTAATGCTTGTCATTTACATTTTTGTTCAATATAAACATAAGTTTAAAACGTATGAAATAAAAAATCATTCTGCGATTTTTCTTGTCGGCCTCATCTTGGGGATGCTTGCCTCATTTTTGGGCATTGGCGGGGGTCCATTAAATGTAGCGATATTGACATGGCTTTTTTCATTGGAGATGAAGGAAGCTTCCATAAATTCCATCTTCATTATATTCTTTTCCCAGTTGTCAACACTTCTGACGATTGAATTGACGACCGGTTTCGGACGTTATGACTTGTCTATGCTGAAATTCATGATATTAGGAGGCATCCTGGGAGGCTTCATCGGAAGTTCATTGGCACATAAATTGAGACATACTCACATACAAAAGATCTTCACAATTACGTTATTAGGGATCATCCTGACGAATCTCTATAATATGATAAAGTTTTTTATTTAG
- a CDS encoding enoyl-CoA hydratase-related protein, translating into MEKVIVEKQDGITIIRINRPQKHNCIDGETALLLQQAWVGFRDDPESNVAILTGEGSSFSSGADLKAIESLRPREQYDADFAYNGKGYLGFTRMTDIFKPTIAAIDGYCFAGGLEMAAWCDIRIASKEAEFGCLERRWNVPLVDGGTQRIPRIVGWGRGMDLILTGRKIDAATALDWGLVTEVVESDNLLGRAIELAQQIASYPQGSLRSDKQSALRGWGLSLEEALRIECQLGMPHTKSFETEEGLMKFNKRK; encoded by the coding sequence ATGGAAAAGGTTATTGTTGAAAAGCAAGATGGAATCACCATAATAAGGATCAATCGTCCACAAAAGCACAATTGTATTGATGGGGAGACGGCCTTGCTCTTACAGCAGGCATGGGTTGGATTTCGGGACGACCCTGAATCGAATGTAGCGATCTTAACCGGGGAAGGATCATCGTTCAGTTCAGGAGCAGACTTGAAGGCGATAGAATCACTTAGGCCTCGGGAACAGTATGATGCCGATTTTGCCTATAATGGAAAAGGCTATTTAGGTTTTACGAGAATGACAGATATATTCAAGCCGACCATTGCAGCGATAGATGGATATTGTTTTGCCGGGGGACTCGAAATGGCGGCATGGTGTGATATTCGGATTGCCTCCAAAGAAGCGGAATTTGGATGCTTGGAAAGAAGATGGAATGTTCCTCTTGTAGACGGTGGAACACAAAGAATTCCACGAATAGTAGGTTGGGGGAGAGGAATGGATTTAATTTTGACTGGAAGAAAAATAGATGCTGCTACCGCACTTGATTGGGGGTTGGTGACAGAGGTCGTTGAATCGGACAATTTACTTGGACGTGCCATTGAATTGGCGCAACAAATCGCTTCCTATCCACAAGGATCGCTGAGATCGGACAAACAATCAGCCCTTAGGGGATGGGGCCTGTCTTTGGAAGAAGCACTTCGAATCGAATGTCAGTTGGGAATGCCGCATACGAAAAGCTTTGAGACAGAGGAAGGATTGATGAAATTCAATAAAAGAAAATAA
- a CDS encoding MerR family transcriptional regulator, which translates to MNKNQMVRAYSIKEVSKKLNIPTGTIRQWEKDLSGLLMIPRTKQGARFYTEKEIMVLGKIKEMREQNISKDMIRSLLLKHFQHRSEHPSESLETLPAEREQQPMESPEPKPNNIKEFYNAMDQYKQDLIKEFKREMIENRKVLVDEIKNELSSTSLETVKSISKSVHRSNDKRKADLQQINDTISHISEHTSETFAALSDVVANSSKSTYEKLSKRMTEFTKGSAKDNQTTISKVSKSLKETKNDIKKVSQAFDAHQVHLLGSMNELKQSISEIQKREDAFQDMLVSYRQAAAAKSKKRWWKVFS; encoded by the coding sequence ATGAATAAAAATCAGATGGTTAGAGCGTATTCAATCAAAGAAGTATCCAAAAAATTGAATATCCCGACGGGGACGATCAGGCAATGGGAAAAGGATTTGAGCGGGCTGCTGATGATTCCACGTACGAAGCAGGGAGCAAGATTTTATACAGAAAAGGAAATCATGGTCCTCGGGAAAATCAAGGAAATGCGTGAACAAAATATAAGTAAGGATATGATACGTTCGCTATTGTTAAAACATTTCCAGCATCGCTCGGAACACCCTTCCGAATCGCTCGAAACCTTGCCGGCCGAAAGAGAACAGCAGCCTATGGAGTCCCCTGAGCCCAAACCTAATAATATTAAAGAATTCTATAATGCAATGGACCAATATAAGCAAGACTTGATAAAAGAATTCAAACGCGAGATGATAGAGAATCGGAAAGTGCTTGTGGATGAAATCAAGAATGAGCTTTCATCAACCTCTTTGGAAACAGTGAAGAGCATTTCGAAATCTGTACACCGCTCTAATGATAAGCGGAAAGCCGATTTACAGCAGATCAACGATACAATTTCTCATATTTCGGAACATACTTCCGAAACGTTCGCAGCCCTATCGGATGTGGTGGCAAACAGTTCAAAATCAACTTACGAAAAGTTGTCAAAGAGAATGACGGAATTTACAAAAGGTTCAGCAAAGGACAACCAAACTACGATCAGCAAAGTGTCCAAGTCTTTGAAAGAGACAAAAAATGATATTAAAAAAGTTTCACAGGCATTCGATGCTCATCAAGTTCACCTTTTAGGTTCGATGAATGAGCTGAAGCAATCGATTTCAGAAATTCAAAAAAGAGAAGATGCATTCCAGGATATGCTTGTCAGCTACCGGCAAGCTGCTGCAGCAAAAAGCAAGAAGAGATGGTGGAAAGTATTTTCATAA
- the mnmH gene encoding tRNA 2-selenouridine(34) synthase MnmH, with translation MFKDVSVPELLALQEKGKVITVDVRSPSEFKRDTIPGSLNIPLFNDEERAEIGTLYKKVGVDAAKKKGLEVVSAKLPSFINTFGSGEEKGFVVFCWRGGMRSKTSATVLDLMGLPVYRLQGGVRAYRQWVVKSLERLELKAEAIVLNGSTGSGKTSILRELKAEGIPVIDLEKMANHRGSIFGQIGLEPNNQKFFDSQFLQEALQLSSRYFLMEAESKRIGKVMLPESIIRKKEEGIQLFIDIPIEARVQNILDEYRPWEHQQKFIEAFQRIKRRIHTPAATQIENDLKFGRFESAVTLLLQYYYDPRYRHKEKHFPQNRRITLHVENSEAALDEIRSMLQNRKRTIKNGGNESTIVEKQRIVGGNEL, from the coding sequence TTGTTTAAGGACGTATCCGTTCCAGAACTTTTAGCACTCCAAGAAAAGGGGAAAGTAATCACGGTTGATGTTCGTTCCCCATCGGAATTCAAACGCGATACCATTCCAGGAAGTTTGAATATCCCCCTTTTTAATGATGAAGAAAGGGCAGAAATAGGCACACTATATAAGAAAGTTGGTGTAGATGCAGCCAAGAAAAAAGGATTGGAGGTCGTTTCAGCTAAACTCCCTTCCTTCATTAATACGTTCGGAAGTGGGGAGGAAAAGGGATTTGTTGTTTTTTGCTGGCGAGGCGGGATGAGGAGCAAAACATCTGCAACCGTACTGGATTTGATGGGTTTACCTGTCTACAGGCTGCAAGGGGGTGTCCGTGCCTATCGCCAATGGGTGGTAAAATCACTGGAAAGACTGGAATTAAAGGCAGAAGCCATTGTCTTGAATGGCAGTACAGGCAGCGGCAAAACATCTATTCTTAGGGAGTTAAAAGCTGAAGGAATCCCGGTCATCGATTTAGAGAAAATGGCCAATCACCGCGGATCCATTTTTGGGCAGATCGGGCTTGAACCGAATAATCAAAAATTCTTTGATTCCCAGTTTCTGCAGGAGGCGTTACAGCTCTCGTCGCGATACTTTCTCATGGAAGCTGAAAGCAAGAGGATCGGGAAGGTGATGCTGCCCGAAAGTATCATAAGAAAGAAGGAGGAAGGCATTCAGTTATTTATTGATATCCCCATTGAAGCACGTGTTCAAAACATATTGGACGAATACAGGCCTTGGGAACATCAACAGAAATTTATCGAGGCATTCCAGCGAATTAAACGACGAATTCATACACCTGCAGCAACCCAAATAGAGAACGATCTCAAATTCGGTCGATTTGAATCTGCAGTCACCCTATTGCTCCAATACTATTATGATCCGCGCTATCGGCATAAGGAAAAGCATTTTCCGCAGAATAGAAGGATCACTTTGCATGTAGAGAATTCAGAAGCAGCCTTGGACGAGATCCGTTCTATGCTTCAAAATAGAAAAAGGACTATTAAGAATGGTGGCAATGAATCGACCATTGTTGAAAAACAAAGAATTGTTGGAGGAAACGAGTTATGA
- a CDS encoding GRAM domain-containing protein, with amino-acid sequence MNKSDIVYDGVANVWKGKESVGGKLYLTKNELIHKPHAVNFQREEVAISVNEIDRLDKYTNKVFGVPFAKNGLEVFTKEGESFRFVVNNRDKWIDKITNLIKNNCTNIS; translated from the coding sequence ATGAACAAAAGTGATATTGTATATGATGGGGTGGCTAATGTTTGGAAGGGAAAAGAGAGTGTAGGCGGCAAGCTTTACTTAACAAAAAATGAACTTATACATAAACCCCATGCCGTCAATTTTCAACGGGAAGAAGTAGCTATAAGTGTTAATGAGATTGATCGTCTTGATAAATATACAAACAAAGTTTTTGGGGTGCCATTCGCCAAGAATGGACTTGAAGTCTTCACAAAAGAAGGGGAATCCTTTCGATTTGTTGTTAATAATCGAGACAAATGGATCGATAAAATAACAAATTTAATTAAGAATAATTGTACAAACATTTCTTAA
- a CDS encoding DUF1572 family protein, with the protein MNTADVYLKNVEQTFMSMKKQAENTFSQLSLEELHYTPNDSCNSIAVLIKHISGNLVSRFTEFLTSDGEKDFRDRDGEFEGVYSSMDDFYANWNKGWPILFDVISKLNDADLLKTIYIRSEPHLVLEALQRQVSHYAGHIGQIVYIGKLVKGKQWKTLSIPKGKSKEYNNEMISRQQSNS; encoded by the coding sequence TTGAACACTGCAGACGTGTATTTGAAGAATGTTGAGCAAACATTTATGAGTATGAAAAAACAAGCCGAAAATACTTTTAGTCAATTATCTTTAGAAGAATTGCATTATACTCCCAATGATTCGTGTAATTCTATTGCCGTTTTGATTAAACATATCAGTGGAAATTTAGTGTCTCGGTTTACTGAGTTTTTAACCTCGGATGGTGAGAAAGATTTTCGTGATCGTGATGGAGAATTTGAGGGTGTATACTCCTCCATGGATGATTTTTATGCAAACTGGAATAAAGGCTGGCCAATATTGTTTGATGTGATATCGAAGTTAAACGACGCAGATTTACTGAAAACCATATACATTAGGTCCGAGCCTCATCTGGTGCTTGAAGCCCTTCAGCGCCAGGTGTCCCATTACGCTGGACACATTGGGCAAATTGTCTATATCGGCAAGTTGGTTAAAGGGAAACAATGGAAAACATTAAGTATTCCTAAAGGGAAATCAAAAGAATACAATAATGAAATGATTTCAAGGCAGCAGTCGAATTCATAG
- a CDS encoding S8 family peptidase — MTEYVKLVPNQLIEQLDEVKEIPKGVELIQAPKVWDRTKGEGVRVAVLDTGCDTSHPDLKDRIIGGKNFTKDDNGDPNSFLDYNGHGTHVCGTIAASMNNLGVVGVAPEADILMLKVLGKDGSGQYDWIISAIEYAIEQKVDLISMSLGGPSDVKELHDVIKKAVVENGIPVVCAAGNDGDGRDDTDEFDYPGSYNEVISVGAVDLERNSSRFSNSNNEVDLVAPGEKITSTFPGGKYATFSGTSMATPHVAGALALIRNLSKAEFERDLTETELYAQLIKRTVPLGNSPKEEGNGLVYLTVADELKKLFDAQKLEHIFQV, encoded by the coding sequence ATGACGGAGTATGTAAAGCTTGTTCCTAACCAATTGATTGAGCAGCTGGATGAGGTGAAAGAGATTCCCAAAGGTGTGGAATTGATTCAAGCACCAAAAGTATGGGATCGAACAAAAGGAGAAGGTGTCCGTGTAGCCGTACTTGATACTGGCTGTGATACGAGTCATCCTGATCTCAAGGATCGCATCATTGGAGGCAAGAACTTTACCAAAGACGACAATGGAGATCCAAATAGTTTCCTTGATTATAATGGGCATGGCACGCATGTTTGTGGAACAATTGCCGCGAGCATGAATAATCTCGGGGTTGTGGGTGTAGCTCCTGAAGCGGACATATTGATGCTCAAAGTACTTGGCAAGGATGGTTCCGGTCAATATGATTGGATCATCAGTGCGATTGAATATGCAATCGAACAAAAGGTCGATTTGATTTCAATGTCGTTAGGTGGACCAAGTGATGTGAAGGAACTGCACGACGTCATCAAAAAAGCAGTCGTGGAAAACGGCATCCCAGTGGTTTGTGCGGCGGGCAATGATGGAGACGGGCGCGATGACACCGATGAATTTGATTATCCTGGCTCCTATAATGAAGTCATCAGTGTTGGTGCGGTTGACTTGGAACGGAATTCTTCCCGTTTTTCCAATTCCAATAATGAAGTCGACCTTGTTGCACCAGGTGAAAAAATCACCTCCACATTCCCGGGTGGGAAGTATGCAACATTCAGCGGCACATCAATGGCAACCCCTCACGTGGCAGGCGCACTTGCACTTATCAGAAACTTGAGCAAGGCGGAATTTGAACGTGATTTAACCGAAACCGAACTATATGCACAGCTGATCAAACGAACCGTCCCACTAGGCAATTCCCCTAAGGAAGAAGGAAACGGCCTCGTATATTTGACAGTGGCGGATGAATTGAAAAAATTATTTGATGCACAAAAACTGGAACATATTTTCCAAGTTTAA
- the selD gene encoding selenide, water dikinase SelD has protein sequence MIQSNSVKLTSLSTKGGCGCKIGPADLAEVIQTLPPAAPNPNLLVGLDTSDDAGVYKLTEDLAIVQTLDFFTPIVNDPYSFGQVAAANALSDIYAMGGKPLTALNIVAFPIAKLDKSILAEILRGAGDKLLEAGATLVGGHSIDDQEPKFGLAVTGTVHPDRVRSNAGARPGDKLILTKPIGVGILTSSLKQDLLSDEEIKQLTNVMATLNKKTAETMESYDVHACTDVTGFGLLGHASEMAKGSKAGIKIYKEKVPILPRVRELAEKGIIPGGTKNNFKYLSDRVKYPQNMDQIDQWILCDAVTSGGLLISINESKAEALLAEIKTAGIEDASMIGEVTEEHPGQITVL, from the coding sequence ATGATTCAATCCAATTCCGTGAAGTTAACTTCTCTTTCTACAAAAGGGGGATGCGGCTGCAAAATCGGACCGGCCGACCTTGCTGAAGTTATTCAAACATTGCCTCCTGCTGCTCCTAACCCGAATCTCTTGGTGGGTTTGGATACAAGTGATGATGCGGGTGTTTATAAATTGACTGAGGATTTGGCAATCGTACAAACATTGGATTTTTTCACGCCGATTGTTAATGATCCTTATTCATTTGGTCAAGTCGCTGCCGCAAATGCATTAAGCGATATCTATGCAATGGGCGGGAAACCTTTGACAGCCCTTAATATTGTGGCATTCCCGATTGCCAAGCTGGATAAATCGATTTTGGCGGAAATTCTTCGCGGTGCAGGCGACAAACTACTGGAAGCGGGAGCTACTCTTGTCGGCGGACATTCCATTGATGACCAAGAACCTAAATTTGGATTGGCTGTTACGGGAACTGTCCATCCAGACCGTGTCCGCTCGAATGCAGGTGCAAGACCGGGTGATAAGCTCATCCTTACAAAACCGATCGGCGTAGGTATTTTGACAAGCTCTTTAAAACAGGACTTGCTATCTGATGAAGAAATCAAGCAATTGACAAATGTCATGGCAACGCTAAACAAAAAAACGGCAGAGACGATGGAGTCATATGATGTCCATGCCTGTACAGATGTCACTGGATTTGGTCTTCTGGGGCATGCTTCTGAAATGGCGAAAGGAAGCAAGGCGGGAATCAAAATTTATAAGGAGAAAGTGCCTATATTGCCGCGCGTGAGGGAACTTGCAGAAAAAGGGATCATACCGGGGGGAACCAAGAATAACTTCAAATATTTATCTGATAGGGTTAAATATCCACAAAATATGGACCAAATCGATCAATGGATATTATGTGATGCCGTCACTTCTGGAGGTCTTTTGATTTCGATAAACGAGTCGAAAGCAGAAGCATTGCTGGCAGAAATAAAGACAGCAGGAATAGAGGATGCTTCAATGATCGGAGAGGTTACTGAAGAACATCCTGGACAGATAACAGTTTTATAA